Proteins from a single region of Euwallacea similis isolate ESF13 chromosome 21, ESF131.1, whole genome shotgun sequence:
- the LOC136415784 gene encoding toll-like receptor Tollo yields MKCSPEKLLKMNRLILVSTILVSVSARSLTSAPRGCDWQMQPSEDPETLEEPVLYCQIRTINNAEQLMGNLSQSQMDHVSVLMLECNDVLFFESTLDTSKHGSFLAPLRKLKELRIENCKIRNIPVSAMANLRHLKKLALRSHNSEWSVMTLELQTESFRGLSELKYLDLGDNNIWSTPQDLFCPLYSLTHLNLTCNKLQDIQALGFSDWGKGPLEPGRACVNGLEILDLSNNQIIALPDNGFSALRSLEELHLQDNAIATLGDRSFVGLNAMKTVNLSSNCVVTMPPELFQSSRELTNLYLQNNSLSVLAPGLLEGLDQLRVLDLSHNELTSRWVNRDTFSGLVRLVVLNLGHNQLNRVDSALFHDLYTLQILNLEHNLISVMAEGAFSELKNLHALTLSHNKIARIESYHFAGLYALNQLLLDQNEIEYIHPKSFENVTNLQDLGLNGNMLGGVPVGIGQLRFLKTLDLGKNHIESVTNASFEGLDLLYGLRLVDNHIVNVSRDAFSTLPSLQVLNLASNKIKYVEQSAFASNPTLKAIRLDANELTDISGVFTNLQSLVWLNVSSNKLLWFDFSHLPVGLEWLDMHDNQIPELGNYFDVRNALKIKMLDVSFNLITQIQEKSVPDSVETLYLQHNKITSVAPNSFTHKNNLEKVVLYGNKIRYLDLSALNLSPVSDEKDLPQFYIGNNPFYCDCKMEWLLRINHLSNLRQYPQVLDLDDVTCELAHARGAPPQPLLRLKPSNFLCPYQTHCFALCHCCDFDACDCEMTCPDRCSCFHDHTWTSNVVDCSNAGYKEVPEKIPMDATEIYLDGNDLGELGSHVFIGKKKLEFLFLNNSNVKALHNRTFNGAKSLRILHMEDNKLEELRGFEFDQLENINELYLDHNKIGFVGNQTFRNMHNLEVLKLDDNKIVDFSPWQLQAEARASVPRVSLDGNKWSCDCESLSRLNAWIWSSGGDPSKMLCSDVGETVSEALNKCDDLDNAIATSVMQRELVNKHQLLGDSYVPLLAATLVSVIVVCLLVAILFVFRQEVRLWAHSKYGVRIFQDSHENSDDRDHLYDCYMVYSHKDEELAARIIAPELETLGHTLCLHYRDLHLVNGASYLADAMVGAADASRRVVFVVSPALICTEWTKPEFRAALQAALRTSFCHKLVCVLSGDPLEPMDPELRSLLRACTVTRWGERRFWEKLRYAMPDVISSATGRRKKQHPHPEIRCKTNNSRYTSPPHTDTWYKYQAMPGVHNTTLTPTPTQSTYVSGGDSNRSTEDEGSSASSQHYGSEQLNHSYVSIDGRPPQYSQFPNCRSEMPHHVYSTIPDAPPQSRTYFV; encoded by the coding sequence ATGAAGTGCTCACCCGAAAAACTACTCAAAATGAACCGGTTAATTTTAGTTAGTACAATTCTAGTGAGTGTTAGTGCCAGAAGTTTGACCAGCGCGCCGAGAGGTTGCGACTGGCAAATGCAGCCTTCAGAAGATCCGGAGACGCTTGAAGAACCGGTGCTCTATTGCCAAATTAGGACTATAAACAATGCAGAACAATTAATGGGAAATCTGAGCCAGTCTCAAATGGACCATGTTTCAGTTTTGATGTTGGAGTGTAACGATGTCCTGTTCTTTGAAAGCACGCTGGACACCTCAAAGCATGGATCTTTCTTAGCTCCTCTTCGTAAATTAAAAGAGCTGAGGATAGAAAACTGCAAGATTCGCAACATTCCCGTTAGTGCCATGGCGAATTTAAGACATCTAAAGAAACTTGCACTGAGATCTCACAATTCTGAGTGGTCAGTCATGACACTCGAACTGCAAACCGAGAGCTTTAGAGGCCTTAGTGAGTTGAAATATTTGGACCTTGGGGACAATAATATTTGGAGTACCCCACAAGACTTGTTTTGCCCTCTCTACAGCCTCACACATTTGAATTTGACTTGCAACAAACTGCAAGATATCCAAGCATTGGGATTCTCAGACTGGGGAAAAGGTCCTTTGGAGCCTGGCAGGGCTTGCGTTAACGGACtggaaattttggatttaagCAATAACCAAATAATAGCTCTTCCAGATAATGGTTTTAGTGCCCTAAGAAGCTTAGAAGAGCTGCACTTGCAAGACAACGCCATTGCTACTTTAGGAGACCGCTCGTTTGTGGGTCTAAATGCCATGAAAACTGTGAACTTGTCCAGCAACTGCGTAGTGACAATGCCACCAGAGCTGTTCCAATCTTCCAGagaattaacaaatttatacCTACAAAACAATTCTTTAAGTGTCTTAGCACCGGGATTACTAGAAGGGCTAGACCAATTAAGGGTCCTTGACCTTTCCCATAATGAGCTGACCAGTCGATGGGTAAACAGAGACACGTTTTCCGGTCTGGTCAGGCTGGTTGTATTGAATTTGGGCCACAACCAGTTGAACCGTGTTGACAGTGCGCTTTTCCATGACCTTTACactcttcaaattttaaacctggAGCACAACCTTATCAGTGTTATGGCTGAAGGGGCTTTCAGTGAGTTGAAGAATTTGCACGCTTTAACTTTAAGCCACAATAAGATCGCCCGCATAGAGTCTTACCATTTTGCTGGTCTGTATGCATTGAATCAACTTCTACTGGACCAAAACGAAATCGAATACATTCATCCGAAATCGTTCGAAAACGTGACAAATTTGCAAGACCTTGGGCTTAACGGAAATATGCTTGGCGGCGTACCTGTAGGTATCGGCCAATTACGCTTTTTAAAAACCCTCGATTTGGGTAAGAACCACATCGAATCCGTTACTAACGCTTCCTTTGAAGGTTTAGACCTTTTATACGGGTTGCGACTGGTGGACAACCACATTGTAAACGTTTCCAGAGATGCGTTTTCTACTTTACCCTCCTTGCAGGTGCTCAATTTGgcttctaataaaattaaatacgtAGAACAAAGTGCCTTTGCTAGTAATCCCACACTGAAAGCCATTAGGTTGGATGCCAATGAACTGACAGATATCAGCGGTGTTTTCACAAATTTGCAAAGCTTAGTGTGGCTAAATGTTTCGTCCAATAAATTGCTCTGGTTTGATTTTAGCCATTTACCAGTGGGGCTTGAGTGGCTCGACATGCACGACAACCAAATACCAGAATTGGGCAACTATTTCGATGTAAGAAatgcattgaaaattaaaatgttggaTGTAAGTTTCAACCTCATAACACAAATTCAGGAAAAATCCGTTCCCGACAGTGTAGAAACCCTTTATCTGCAGCACAACAAAATTACATCAGTGGCTCCGAATTCTTTtactcataaaaataatttggagaAAGTTGTACTTTATGGCAATAAAATTCGCTACTTGGATCTGTCGGCGTTGAATTTGAGCCCCGTTAGTGACGAAAAGGATTTGCCGCAATTTTACATTGGCAACAATCCGTTTTATTGTGACTGTAAAATGGAGTGGCTTCTGCGAATAAATCATTTGAGCAATTTACGGCAGTACCCTCAAGTCTTAGACTTGGATGACGTGACCTGTGAGTTAGCCCACGCCAGAGGCGCCCCTCCGCAGCCCTTGCTAAGACTCAAACCCTCAAATTTTCTCTGTCCATATCAAACTCACTGTTTCGCCCTATGCCACTGCTGTGATTTTGATGCTTGTGACTGCGAAATGACTTGTCCTGATAGATGCTCTTGTTTCCATGATCATACATGGACATCTAACGTTGTGGATTGCAGCAATGCGGGTTATAAAGAAGTTCCCGAAAAAATCCCCATGGACGCCACTGAAATTTATCTGGACGGCAACGACTTAGGGGAGCTGGGAAGTCACGTTTTCATCGGcaagaaaaaattggaatttttgttCCTGAACAACAGCAACGTCAAGGCGCTGCACAACCGAACTTTTAACGGGGCGAAATCCTTGAGGATACTCCACATGGAGGACAACAAACTAGAGGAGTTGCGAGGCTTCGAGTTCGATCAGTTAGAGAACATAAACGAGTTGTATTTGGACCATAACAAAATTGGTTTCGTGGGAAATCAAACTTTCCGGAACATGCATAACTTGGAAGTGTTAAAGCTGGACGATAATAAAATAGTGGACTTTTCGCCGTGGCAACTGCAGGCAGAAGCCCGAGCTTCAGTGCCCCGAGTGTCGTTAGACGGCAACAAGTGGTCATGTGATTGCGAATCTTTGAGTCGGCTAAATGCGTGGATTTGGTCATCCGGAGGTGACCCTTCAAAGATGCTCTGCTCGGACGTCGGCGAGACCGTGTCGGAAGCCTTGAATAAGTGCGATGACTTGGACAATGCAATTGCGACGTCGGTAATGCAACGCGAGCTAGTGAACAAGCATCAGTTACTCGGAGACAGCTACGTGCCGCTTTTAGCTGCCACCCTAGTGTCAGTTATAGTAGTGTGTTTACTCGTTGCCATTCTCTTTGTTTTTCGTCAAGAAGTGCGATTGTGGGCCCACTCCAAATACGGAGTCCGCATTTTCCAGGATTCTCATGAAAACTCTGACGATAGAGACCATTTATATGACTGCTACATGGTATACAGCCACAAAGATGAAGAACTGGCAGCCAGGATTATTGCCCCTGAGCTAGAGACATTAGGCCACACACTTTGCCTCCATTACAGAGATTTACATCTCGTGAATGGCGCCTCATACTTGGCTGACGCCATGGTGGGGGCAGCTGATGCTTCTAGAAGGGTGGTCTTTGTAGTCTCTCCAGCTTTAATTTGCACTGAGTGGACTAAACCAGAGTTTAGAGCAGCTCTCCAGGCAGCTCTTCGCACGTCTTTTTGTCACAAACTAGTCTGCGTCCTCAGTGGCGATCCTTTGGAACCTATGGATCCAGAACTGCGTTCTCTTTTAAGGGCCTGTACAGTAACAAGATGGGGCGAGCGGCGATTCTGGGAGAAGCTGCGTTACGCTATGCCTGACGTGATCAGCAGTGCCACGGGCAGACGTAAGAAGCAACATCCCCATCCAGAAATCCGTTGCAAAACCAACAATAGCAGATATACTAGTCCGCCACATACAGATACTTGGTATAAGTACCAAGCCATGCCAGGAGTGCATAATACAACCTTGACTCCTACCCCCACACAGAGCACCTACGTGTCAGGGGGAGATTCGAATAGAAGTACTGAGGATGAAGGGTCAAGTGCCAGTTCCCAACATTACGGGTCCGAACAGCTGAACCACAGCTACGTTTCCATTGACGGGAGGCCTCCTCAATACTCGCAGTTTCCCAATTGCAGAAGCGAGATGCCCCATCATGTGTACTCCACTATTCCAGATGCCCCTCCTCAATCTAGGACCTATTTCGTGTGA